The Narcine bancroftii isolate sNarBan1 chromosome 6, sNarBan1.hap1, whole genome shotgun sequence genome window below encodes:
- the fbxo30a gene encoding F-box only protein 30a isoform X1: protein MWSGSSWRWAGAATMDQHLHCLNCVSRRCMVRPEENVSCDLIGCPLVCGAVFHLCKASEHRLLCPLERVPCLNSEFGCPFIIARNKLGEHLEICPASVVCCTMEWNRWPVSYADRKSYESLSKDWDGVEQLDMALALQDQRMLLESLKVVTTVSNSAAKQFRNTEQNPAVLGMSDEAQSSNSLSTNEEAYNELYRATVETTRTLAVALDILNSTTKESEPANGRVSEGPTERNGEVQIAEEESAQELYYSENGNDLCKSGTEEGVEGSAEHSSLAEELPWRDWNLCMEENGFHTLSGMVPGEGDGADGCIHINTSTLCNGFHEAHVNTSTLDEERIDSYDCDQQEVMKGSCHVNDTDDDGNSREPGHFLPVFAQLLTVESLLNADHFQEGSLLSDPCGVGKLASRSGECRVLKNATTLKLLEGHNGRRAYLGDLNWYRRKMESKAVDTSDLEVDDDPLELQGIDLITAALLFCLGDSPSGRGISDSRSVDGSHVDLGTQTFSFPAAILATNTMVGEIASASACDHANPQLSNPSPFQTLGLDLVLECVTRHQSKQRSMFTFVCGQFFRRDEFPSHFKNVHGDIHAGLNGWLEHRCPLAYYGCTYSQRRFCPSIQGSKVIHDRHLKSFGIQPCVPSILLDLHEGRTPVMGAAIDQLSRLPFEILQHIAGFLDGFSLSQLSEVSHLMRDVCGSLLQVRGMVLLLWEKKQNLHGQTSWKTKGKAWRFSTAFGTVSEWKFAEIASMADHLKDCHYNTVERTGEAVPLPCMCVTRELTKGGRPLRSVLKAVL from the exons GGCTGGAGCAGCTACAATGGATCAACACCTGCACTGCTTAAACTGTGTGAGCCGGCGCTGTATGGTCCGGCCGGAGGAAAATGTGTCCTGCGACCTGATTGGCTGCCCTTTGGTATGTGGGGCCGTCTTCCACTTGTGCAAAGCAAGTGAACATCGTCTACTGTGCCCCCTCGAGAGAGTGCCGTGCCTTAACAGCGAGTTTGGCTGCCCCTTCATCATTGCACGGAACAAGCTGGGTGAGCACCTGGAGATCTGCCCTGCCAGCGTGGTGTGCTGCACTATGGAATGGAACCGTTGGCCTGTCAGCTACGCAGACCGCAAGTCTTACGAAAGCTTAAGTAAAGACTGGGATGGGGTAGAGCAACTGGACATGGCTTTAGCCCTTCAGGACCAGCGAATGCTGCTTGAATCACTCAAAGTTGTAACCACTGTTTCAAATTCAGCTGCTAAACAGTTCAGAAACACTGAACAAAACCCAGCTGTTCTGGGGATGTCAGATGAAGCCCAGTCCAGTAACTCGCTGTCTACAAATGAAGAGGCCTACAATGAACTGTACCGAGCCACGGTAGAGACCACTAGAACTTTGGCAGTGGCCCTTGACATTTTGAACAGTACCACAAAGGAGTCAGAGCCAGCAAATGGAAGAGTGTCTGAGGGACCAACGGAGAGGAATGGAGAAGTTCAGATTGCTGAGGAGGAATCAGCTCAAGAACTCTACTATTCAGAAAACGGTAATGATCTTTGCAAAAGTGGGACAGAAGAGGGAGTGGAGGGCAGTGCAGAGCACAGTTCTTTGGCGGAGGAGCTGCCATGGAGGGACTGGAACTTGTGTATGGAGGAAAATGGGTTTCACACATTGTCAGGAATGGTGCCTGGCGAAGGTGATGGAGCAGATGGATGCATTCACATAAATACAAGTACCTTGTGTAATGGTTTCCATGAAGCACATGTGAATACCTCCACATTGGATGAGGAGCGAATAGATTCGTATGACTGTGATCAGCAAGAAGTGATGAAGGGTTCGTGTCATGTAAATGACACTGATGACGATGGTAATTCAAGGGAGCCTGGTCACTTCTTACCTGTGTTTGCACAGCTGCTCACTGTGGAAAGCTTATTAAATGCAGACCATTTTCAGGAGGGCTCTTTGCTTTCTGATCCTTGTGGGGTTGGAAAACTGGCCAGCAGATCTGGAGAGTGCCGAGTACTGAAGAATGCCACCACACTCAAACTGCTGGAAGGACACAATGGTCGCAGGGCCTACCTTGGGGACCTGAACTGGTACAGAAGAAAAATGGAAAGTAAAGCAGTTGATACATCAGATCTGGAAGTAGATGATGACCCCCTGGAGCTGCAGGGGATTGATCTGATCACAGCTGCTTTATTGTTCTGCTTGGGAGACTCTCCCAGTGGCAGAGGTATTTCAGACAGCCGCAGTGTTGACGGAAGCCACGTTGATTTAGGCACGCAAACCTTCTCGTTCCCGGCAGCCATATTAGCCACCAACACGATGGTTGGAGAGATTGCCTCGGCATCTGCATGCGACCATGCAAACCCTCAGCTGTCCAACCCAAGCCCTTTCCAGACACTGGGGCTGGATTTAGTCCTGGAGTGCGTGACCAGGCACCAAAGCAAGCAACGTTCTATGTTCACTTTTGTGTGTGGCCAATTCTTCCGGAGAGATGAGTTCCCTTCGCACTTCAAGAACGTGCATGGAGACATTCATGCTGGCCTCAATGGCTGGTTGGAACACAGGTGCCCTTTGGCCTATTATGGCTGCACCTACTCCCAGAGACGTTTCTGTCCTTCCATTCAGGGTTCCAAAGTTATCCACGATCGACATCTGAAATCCTTTGGAATCCAGCCGTGTGTACCGTCTATTTTGTTGGACCTGCATGAGGGTCGGACTCCTGTAATGGGAGCAGCAATTGATCAACTTAGCAGGCTGCCCTTtgagattttgcagcacattgctGGATTTCTAGATGGGTTCAGTTTGTCTCAGCTTTCAGAAGTGTCACATTTAATGAGGGACGTGTGTGGAAGTCTGCTGCAGGTTCGGGGAATGGTTCTCCTACTCTGGGAAAAGAAGCAGAACCTTCATGGACAGACTTCTTGGAAAACGAAAGGCAAG GCTTGGCGGTTCAGCACTGCATTCGGCACAGTTAGCGAGTGGAAGTTTGCAGAAATTGCCAGCATGGCCGACCACTTGAAAGACTGTCACTACAACACAGTGGAGAGGACTGGGGAGGCTGTGCCTTTGCCCTGCATGTGCGTGACACGGGAGCTCACTAAAGGAGGACGACCATTGCGATCTGTCCTAAAAGCAGTTCTCTAA
- the fbxo30a gene encoding F-box only protein 30a isoform X2: MAGAATMDQHLHCLNCVSRRCMVRPEENVSCDLIGCPLVCGAVFHLCKASEHRLLCPLERVPCLNSEFGCPFIIARNKLGEHLEICPASVVCCTMEWNRWPVSYADRKSYESLSKDWDGVEQLDMALALQDQRMLLESLKVVTTVSNSAAKQFRNTEQNPAVLGMSDEAQSSNSLSTNEEAYNELYRATVETTRTLAVALDILNSTTKESEPANGRVSEGPTERNGEVQIAEEESAQELYYSENGNDLCKSGTEEGVEGSAEHSSLAEELPWRDWNLCMEENGFHTLSGMVPGEGDGADGCIHINTSTLCNGFHEAHVNTSTLDEERIDSYDCDQQEVMKGSCHVNDTDDDGNSREPGHFLPVFAQLLTVESLLNADHFQEGSLLSDPCGVGKLASRSGECRVLKNATTLKLLEGHNGRRAYLGDLNWYRRKMESKAVDTSDLEVDDDPLELQGIDLITAALLFCLGDSPSGRGISDSRSVDGSHVDLGTQTFSFPAAILATNTMVGEIASASACDHANPQLSNPSPFQTLGLDLVLECVTRHQSKQRSMFTFVCGQFFRRDEFPSHFKNVHGDIHAGLNGWLEHRCPLAYYGCTYSQRRFCPSIQGSKVIHDRHLKSFGIQPCVPSILLDLHEGRTPVMGAAIDQLSRLPFEILQHIAGFLDGFSLSQLSEVSHLMRDVCGSLLQVRGMVLLLWEKKQNLHGQTSWKTKGKAWRFSTAFGTVSEWKFAEIASMADHLKDCHYNTVERTGEAVPLPCMCVTRELTKGGRPLRSVLKAVL; the protein is encoded by the exons AT GGCTGGAGCAGCTACAATGGATCAACACCTGCACTGCTTAAACTGTGTGAGCCGGCGCTGTATGGTCCGGCCGGAGGAAAATGTGTCCTGCGACCTGATTGGCTGCCCTTTGGTATGTGGGGCCGTCTTCCACTTGTGCAAAGCAAGTGAACATCGTCTACTGTGCCCCCTCGAGAGAGTGCCGTGCCTTAACAGCGAGTTTGGCTGCCCCTTCATCATTGCACGGAACAAGCTGGGTGAGCACCTGGAGATCTGCCCTGCCAGCGTGGTGTGCTGCACTATGGAATGGAACCGTTGGCCTGTCAGCTACGCAGACCGCAAGTCTTACGAAAGCTTAAGTAAAGACTGGGATGGGGTAGAGCAACTGGACATGGCTTTAGCCCTTCAGGACCAGCGAATGCTGCTTGAATCACTCAAAGTTGTAACCACTGTTTCAAATTCAGCTGCTAAACAGTTCAGAAACACTGAACAAAACCCAGCTGTTCTGGGGATGTCAGATGAAGCCCAGTCCAGTAACTCGCTGTCTACAAATGAAGAGGCCTACAATGAACTGTACCGAGCCACGGTAGAGACCACTAGAACTTTGGCAGTGGCCCTTGACATTTTGAACAGTACCACAAAGGAGTCAGAGCCAGCAAATGGAAGAGTGTCTGAGGGACCAACGGAGAGGAATGGAGAAGTTCAGATTGCTGAGGAGGAATCAGCTCAAGAACTCTACTATTCAGAAAACGGTAATGATCTTTGCAAAAGTGGGACAGAAGAGGGAGTGGAGGGCAGTGCAGAGCACAGTTCTTTGGCGGAGGAGCTGCCATGGAGGGACTGGAACTTGTGTATGGAGGAAAATGGGTTTCACACATTGTCAGGAATGGTGCCTGGCGAAGGTGATGGAGCAGATGGATGCATTCACATAAATACAAGTACCTTGTGTAATGGTTTCCATGAAGCACATGTGAATACCTCCACATTGGATGAGGAGCGAATAGATTCGTATGACTGTGATCAGCAAGAAGTGATGAAGGGTTCGTGTCATGTAAATGACACTGATGACGATGGTAATTCAAGGGAGCCTGGTCACTTCTTACCTGTGTTTGCACAGCTGCTCACTGTGGAAAGCTTATTAAATGCAGACCATTTTCAGGAGGGCTCTTTGCTTTCTGATCCTTGTGGGGTTGGAAAACTGGCCAGCAGATCTGGAGAGTGCCGAGTACTGAAGAATGCCACCACACTCAAACTGCTGGAAGGACACAATGGTCGCAGGGCCTACCTTGGGGACCTGAACTGGTACAGAAGAAAAATGGAAAGTAAAGCAGTTGATACATCAGATCTGGAAGTAGATGATGACCCCCTGGAGCTGCAGGGGATTGATCTGATCACAGCTGCTTTATTGTTCTGCTTGGGAGACTCTCCCAGTGGCAGAGGTATTTCAGACAGCCGCAGTGTTGACGGAAGCCACGTTGATTTAGGCACGCAAACCTTCTCGTTCCCGGCAGCCATATTAGCCACCAACACGATGGTTGGAGAGATTGCCTCGGCATCTGCATGCGACCATGCAAACCCTCAGCTGTCCAACCCAAGCCCTTTCCAGACACTGGGGCTGGATTTAGTCCTGGAGTGCGTGACCAGGCACCAAAGCAAGCAACGTTCTATGTTCACTTTTGTGTGTGGCCAATTCTTCCGGAGAGATGAGTTCCCTTCGCACTTCAAGAACGTGCATGGAGACATTCATGCTGGCCTCAATGGCTGGTTGGAACACAGGTGCCCTTTGGCCTATTATGGCTGCACCTACTCCCAGAGACGTTTCTGTCCTTCCATTCAGGGTTCCAAAGTTATCCACGATCGACATCTGAAATCCTTTGGAATCCAGCCGTGTGTACCGTCTATTTTGTTGGACCTGCATGAGGGTCGGACTCCTGTAATGGGAGCAGCAATTGATCAACTTAGCAGGCTGCCCTTtgagattttgcagcacattgctGGATTTCTAGATGGGTTCAGTTTGTCTCAGCTTTCAGAAGTGTCACATTTAATGAGGGACGTGTGTGGAAGTCTGCTGCAGGTTCGGGGAATGGTTCTCCTACTCTGGGAAAAGAAGCAGAACCTTCATGGACAGACTTCTTGGAAAACGAAAGGCAAG GCTTGGCGGTTCAGCACTGCATTCGGCACAGTTAGCGAGTGGAAGTTTGCAGAAATTGCCAGCATGGCCGACCACTTGAAAGACTGTCACTACAACACAGTGGAGAGGACTGGGGAGGCTGTGCCTTTGCCCTGCATGTGCGTGACACGGGAGCTCACTAAAGGAGGACGACCATTGCGATCTGTCCTAAAAGCAGTTCTCTAA
- the fbxo30a gene encoding F-box only protein 30a isoform X3, giving the protein MDQHLHCLNCVSRRCMVRPEENVSCDLIGCPLVCGAVFHLCKASEHRLLCPLERVPCLNSEFGCPFIIARNKLGEHLEICPASVVCCTMEWNRWPVSYADRKSYESLSKDWDGVEQLDMALALQDQRMLLESLKVVTTVSNSAAKQFRNTEQNPAVLGMSDEAQSSNSLSTNEEAYNELYRATVETTRTLAVALDILNSTTKESEPANGRVSEGPTERNGEVQIAEEESAQELYYSENGNDLCKSGTEEGVEGSAEHSSLAEELPWRDWNLCMEENGFHTLSGMVPGEGDGADGCIHINTSTLCNGFHEAHVNTSTLDEERIDSYDCDQQEVMKGSCHVNDTDDDGNSREPGHFLPVFAQLLTVESLLNADHFQEGSLLSDPCGVGKLASRSGECRVLKNATTLKLLEGHNGRRAYLGDLNWYRRKMESKAVDTSDLEVDDDPLELQGIDLITAALLFCLGDSPSGRGISDSRSVDGSHVDLGTQTFSFPAAILATNTMVGEIASASACDHANPQLSNPSPFQTLGLDLVLECVTRHQSKQRSMFTFVCGQFFRRDEFPSHFKNVHGDIHAGLNGWLEHRCPLAYYGCTYSQRRFCPSIQGSKVIHDRHLKSFGIQPCVPSILLDLHEGRTPVMGAAIDQLSRLPFEILQHIAGFLDGFSLSQLSEVSHLMRDVCGSLLQVRGMVLLLWEKKQNLHGQTSWKTKGKAWRFSTAFGTVSEWKFAEIASMADHLKDCHYNTVERTGEAVPLPCMCVTRELTKGGRPLRSVLKAVL; this is encoded by the exons ATGGATCAACACCTGCACTGCTTAAACTGTGTGAGCCGGCGCTGTATGGTCCGGCCGGAGGAAAATGTGTCCTGCGACCTGATTGGCTGCCCTTTGGTATGTGGGGCCGTCTTCCACTTGTGCAAAGCAAGTGAACATCGTCTACTGTGCCCCCTCGAGAGAGTGCCGTGCCTTAACAGCGAGTTTGGCTGCCCCTTCATCATTGCACGGAACAAGCTGGGTGAGCACCTGGAGATCTGCCCTGCCAGCGTGGTGTGCTGCACTATGGAATGGAACCGTTGGCCTGTCAGCTACGCAGACCGCAAGTCTTACGAAAGCTTAAGTAAAGACTGGGATGGGGTAGAGCAACTGGACATGGCTTTAGCCCTTCAGGACCAGCGAATGCTGCTTGAATCACTCAAAGTTGTAACCACTGTTTCAAATTCAGCTGCTAAACAGTTCAGAAACACTGAACAAAACCCAGCTGTTCTGGGGATGTCAGATGAAGCCCAGTCCAGTAACTCGCTGTCTACAAATGAAGAGGCCTACAATGAACTGTACCGAGCCACGGTAGAGACCACTAGAACTTTGGCAGTGGCCCTTGACATTTTGAACAGTACCACAAAGGAGTCAGAGCCAGCAAATGGAAGAGTGTCTGAGGGACCAACGGAGAGGAATGGAGAAGTTCAGATTGCTGAGGAGGAATCAGCTCAAGAACTCTACTATTCAGAAAACGGTAATGATCTTTGCAAAAGTGGGACAGAAGAGGGAGTGGAGGGCAGTGCAGAGCACAGTTCTTTGGCGGAGGAGCTGCCATGGAGGGACTGGAACTTGTGTATGGAGGAAAATGGGTTTCACACATTGTCAGGAATGGTGCCTGGCGAAGGTGATGGAGCAGATGGATGCATTCACATAAATACAAGTACCTTGTGTAATGGTTTCCATGAAGCACATGTGAATACCTCCACATTGGATGAGGAGCGAATAGATTCGTATGACTGTGATCAGCAAGAAGTGATGAAGGGTTCGTGTCATGTAAATGACACTGATGACGATGGTAATTCAAGGGAGCCTGGTCACTTCTTACCTGTGTTTGCACAGCTGCTCACTGTGGAAAGCTTATTAAATGCAGACCATTTTCAGGAGGGCTCTTTGCTTTCTGATCCTTGTGGGGTTGGAAAACTGGCCAGCAGATCTGGAGAGTGCCGAGTACTGAAGAATGCCACCACACTCAAACTGCTGGAAGGACACAATGGTCGCAGGGCCTACCTTGGGGACCTGAACTGGTACAGAAGAAAAATGGAAAGTAAAGCAGTTGATACATCAGATCTGGAAGTAGATGATGACCCCCTGGAGCTGCAGGGGATTGATCTGATCACAGCTGCTTTATTGTTCTGCTTGGGAGACTCTCCCAGTGGCAGAGGTATTTCAGACAGCCGCAGTGTTGACGGAAGCCACGTTGATTTAGGCACGCAAACCTTCTCGTTCCCGGCAGCCATATTAGCCACCAACACGATGGTTGGAGAGATTGCCTCGGCATCTGCATGCGACCATGCAAACCCTCAGCTGTCCAACCCAAGCCCTTTCCAGACACTGGGGCTGGATTTAGTCCTGGAGTGCGTGACCAGGCACCAAAGCAAGCAACGTTCTATGTTCACTTTTGTGTGTGGCCAATTCTTCCGGAGAGATGAGTTCCCTTCGCACTTCAAGAACGTGCATGGAGACATTCATGCTGGCCTCAATGGCTGGTTGGAACACAGGTGCCCTTTGGCCTATTATGGCTGCACCTACTCCCAGAGACGTTTCTGTCCTTCCATTCAGGGTTCCAAAGTTATCCACGATCGACATCTGAAATCCTTTGGAATCCAGCCGTGTGTACCGTCTATTTTGTTGGACCTGCATGAGGGTCGGACTCCTGTAATGGGAGCAGCAATTGATCAACTTAGCAGGCTGCCCTTtgagattttgcagcacattgctGGATTTCTAGATGGGTTCAGTTTGTCTCAGCTTTCAGAAGTGTCACATTTAATGAGGGACGTGTGTGGAAGTCTGCTGCAGGTTCGGGGAATGGTTCTCCTACTCTGGGAAAAGAAGCAGAACCTTCATGGACAGACTTCTTGGAAAACGAAAGGCAAG GCTTGGCGGTTCAGCACTGCATTCGGCACAGTTAGCGAGTGGAAGTTTGCAGAAATTGCCAGCATGGCCGACCACTTGAAAGACTGTCACTACAACACAGTGGAGAGGACTGGGGAGGCTGTGCCTTTGCCCTGCATGTGCGTGACACGGGAGCTCACTAAAGGAGGACGACCATTGCGATCTGTCCTAAAAGCAGTTCTCTAA